tgcaatggaaaggttggggtattacatgtggaccaaaacgcagcaagagaatgttatttaaaaagtgtggcgctctatgggcgtaaggccgccaaagaaagtcacagaatcacggaaatctttccacaagaaggatttagtttggatccaagagacgatgctgatgatttccgcccacaacctttggaggaaaccaagcAAGTACAAATCAAgggtaaatttttaaaaattggcagcagtttaacaaaggagcaaGAAGAAAGATTGATCACCCTGCTGGGTGacaatttggatctctttgcgtGGACCATCAATGACGTACCAGGGATTGACACCAacgtgatcactcacaaactggccatacgaccaggggcgaccccaatcatccaaccaaggcgaagaatgagtgaagaaaagaacaaggctgtacaattaGAAACTGAGAAACTGATCAAGGCtagcttcatccgtgaggtgcagtatccaacatggctcgccaatgttgtgatggtcaaaaaagtcaatgggaaatggcggatGTGCACAGattacacaagcttgaacaaagtgtgccccaaagattcgtatccacttcccaatgttgataagcttgtggatggagcttccgggaatgaacttttaagtctcatggatgcttactcgggctacaatcaaatcatgatgcatccctcggacgaggaaagtacagcatttatgaccaatcaggcgaattattgttacaagacaatgccttttggtttgaagaatgcaggagctacgtaccaacggctcatggataaaatcttttcaaaacaagtgggcaggaatatggaggtgtatgtggacgacatgatcgtaaagtccgccagggctagtgatcatggcggcgatcttaaggaagcgtttgctcaattaagaacatatcaaatgaagttgaatcctgagaagtgttcttttgggatccagggaggaaagttcttgggattcatgttgacatcgagaggaatagaagtgaatcctgataagggtagggcgatcttggagatgaaaagtCCAACAAGTGTCAAAGAAGTTCAACGTTTGACAGgccgaatggccgccttgtcacgtttcttgccaatggcgggtgacaaagcggccccattcttcacatgcttaaaaaagaattcaaagtttcagtggacagaggaatgcgaacaagcttttaccaaattaaaagagtcattggccacattaccagtactttccaagccaacaccaggtgttccattagtgctctatctagcagttactgacaaggcggtgagtacagtgttgctccaggaagagggaaaaaagcagaaagttatatatttcgtgagccatactttacagggggcagagttgcggtaccaaaaaattgaaaaggctgcattggcgattctgaaaactgcgaggcgcctcaggccttatttccaaagtttccaagtcaaagttaaaactgatgtccccttaagacaagtacttcagaagcctgatttatcagggcgattggttagctggtcagtggaattgtcagaatatgatatacaatatgagcctaggggccaagtcacagttcaaagtttgatcgacttcgtggcggaattaacacccacggaaggcgagaagactcgaggagaatggatcctatctgtggatggatcctctaataacactggaagtggggctgagataacaattgaaagtccagacaaaatgatcattgaacagtctctaaagttcgagttcaaggcgagcaacaatcaatctgagtatgaggctttgatcgccggcttaaggctagccattgagctgggggtccaaaagttatttatcaagggagattcgcagttagtggttaaacaggtgaaaggcgagtaccaagtaaaggatccgcaactttccaaatacttggaagtggtgcgcagattgatgatggaggtcaaagaaattaagatagaacatgtcccgaggggacaaaatgagagggcagatgtgttagcgaaattggcaagcacagggagattgggcaattaccaaacagtcattcaggaaaccctgcctcgcccgagcattgatttggtagaaataaagttgaaagcagtcAAGTCAGTAAGTGAGGGCGagccttcttggatggagtcaatcaagatcttcctagaaaaccctccaaaggatgacgatgtgaacacaagagcaaaacgaagggaagccagcttttacacagtggtggatggtgagttgtatcggcggggaattatgtcccctatgctcaaatgcgttgacaccaaggacgcccatggaataatggcggaagtccatgaaggtgtTTGTTCAAGCCATATAGGCGGGAAATCCTTGGCGGTAAAAATTGTGAGAgctggattttattggccgacaatgaagaaggactgtctggagtatgttaagaaatgttaaaaatgccaagtcttctctgacttacacaaggctccgccagaagaattaacaaccatgatggcgccttggccatttgctatgtgggggactgacattttgggaccattcccagtagcgaaggcacaaatgaagtatatcatcgtggcggttgattacttcactaaatggatagaagccgaggcagtggcaactatcacggccgccaaggtcaggattTTCTTGTGGCGAAGaattgtttgtagatttggggtccccatggcattagtaatggataatggaacacaattcacaagtagtgttacccgggaattttgtacagaaatgggaatcgagatgcgatttgcctctgtagaacatccacaaaccaatgggcaggctgaatcggctaacaaggttatcctgaaaggtttaaagaagaaactggatgaagcaaaagggctttgggcggaggaactaccaggcgttctttgggcatacaacaccactgaacagtcaagcacaaaggaaaccccgtatcgtttaacttatgggactgacgccatgctcccagtggaaattgaaaaccaaaattggcgagtggctcggtttaatgagaatgacaacggggaaaatttaatagcaaatctaatcatgctgcccgaggaacaacgtgaggctcacataaggaatgaggcgggaaaagtgaaggttgcaagaaaattctcaacgaaagtagtgccaagaaaaatgagggtaggagacttagtgctccgaaaaaatacaatacctgataaacacaacaaactttcacccaactggggcgggccttacaggattataggcgatgttggaggaggagcttataagttggaacaactaaatggtcaaaaggttccacgaacatggaacgtctctcatctaaagcagtattttagttaatagaaacaaccaaaggtgaatgaagccgcactcttttttcctttctttggagaggtttttaatgaggcggcatgtaaaaagaatggagacaattgttctcatgtatgaaagagaaatgaagattatttcaacagaagttactttttaattttttaatttatattacgagtttatgcaaagtaaatcgtatcaaggtatataataccgcgaataaacctttcggaataagaaagtatcgccatccaATATTGCAAgtcttggcaattctagtggccactagaaaccaagccttgtcgaaaaatcgactaaggtatatagacctaagtaacaacaaaagttggTAACAACTCAAGATAACAACGACTAAACTTAAAGTGGTCTTCATTAAAGGTAAGAAAAAGGGGCGACGCCCGTACATGATTGAGATTGATGACAAACAAAAGGGCAAGgcccaaagaaaaaattgacttaaacaaaataaaaataaattacaaattCAAGCTACATTATCATTGTTGGCGTCGTTTCCCTGGCTTGCTCCAAtttgagggtcttccttctcTTGATCCTTATCCTTGTTCCGCTCATTCCTATCCCCGCcatcactttcttcttcttcagactcactttcatcattgaattgaggaaggaggtcgaggctaatgtcgtCATCACCAaccacttgaccatccttgatctccttcagccacccaatgcgggaaagatcaaagcccggctcaaccacactaatctgctctttggccgccagaaagccttgagcaaactgaagagaagcacgccctaagatggaagcattcaggcgttcgtacttcttttccagtttttggcACTTGGCTTGAACAGCAGTGTGCTTATCATTGATTGCTTCTTTTAGAGACTTGGTCttctgaagaagcaggtcagaagcCGCCAGATCAACAGTTAACTTAGTGCACTTTTCCTCAGCAGATGTCAGCTTCTTattggcggtctcagcatcagCCTTAGCTCGCTCATAGGCGGTTTTATAATCGGCTGCCTTCTTCTCGAGACGATTCTTGGCTGAAATCACTTCTTTCACGCACTGGGCCATTCCTGCCACCGTGCTGGCAGCGGAAAGTGCATGAAATATGGCcaaggaagcaatgttggggggaccttgaccGGAAATGTCTTTGTGGACCCgattgtcaaaagtacgggtcatgaagtccaacccgttgaagtgaggatcatTTAAactcagcaaggggggaggtgcctcgccaccaatggctgagctaGTGCCAGCTTGGCTAAATGGAGTTGGCGGGCGGTTAATCAGCAAGCTTGAATCCTGGTGAGGTGGCGGGACAGCGTcgtgtcccttctttttctctgcAGGCTGCCTTTTGGAAGCCTCGCCAGTTGATTGATGAGAAGGTTTACCACCAGCAGCGCCTGAGGTTCTTTGGCGTTTGGGGTCCCTGACGGTATCAGAGCCCGAGGCatcttcattctttttcttctgttcATTATCGGCGGCCCTTTTCTtggccgccgcagcagactgggcgaggtaatCCTTCAGCTTCAAGGGGTTAGTgtcaaccttgccttttcccatcgtagctacATGGAAAGTATTAGTTAGATAAAGCACATGCACAAAAAGAAAGGCAAATTATGTGCAAGATTATagacttactaaaaaattgatttaaagtgccggatttcgacgcctcaatcaagtcatgaccagagattactggtagtgtgcgaaggtaatcggcgatgccttgctcagattcatccaaggcgtcatatgaaacggatattttccggcgagggttttttgtccagtaaaaagggaagaggggattattgtcagaatctcggaacaagttctttatctCGGGCGATTCCataactttgaaatattttttctgccatactttgtaatggcttttaagggcggtgaaccggctcatgttcttacgggccaAAAGGGGAACCCATTTCACCGAAGtcggtttagtggtgactgacttataaaaaaggaaaaacaaggggtaggtcggagtgaaactcaaatgttcacaaagaatttcaaagcagcggataaaaccccaggcgttgggttggagttggcaaggcgccacatttaGAAAAGAAAGAATGTGACATATAAAAGGCGAGAATGGAAGCTTGAtattcaagtctaagaagaaataaccataaacaaaaaagaaatcaggCGATCCATCGGCTGGCTCTTTGCGCAAAAGAACGcaatcatcctcgccacatggaagaacattcaacTGAAGGTCTTCATTATTGGAGGTGGCGGGGTTTATTTTCGTGAACCCTTgggcagatattcgaagcgaattaatgctcccaacgctgctccagatagaacgccagagacacttatcttcaactaaatgcgcgtttgagcgccattcaggtgaagacaactctccattagaggagagaattgagtctacggagccggcgggaccggaatcctcgtgagtgGAAGGAGAGGATTGAATTTCGATAAcggtgggggcagaaacttccccctccgtgGAAGGGGAAGTGAGTTCTAAAgaggaaatgctaaaattttgtGTCGACATACtaggtaatttcataaaaataaaaaagaagatgaacaggtccaaacacaaaaaaagaagaagacacagtgtcaagaaaagagaaaggggaaggactcaccggaggaagaagcggaggattgagtaaagagaacgtcggtgtaagacctggattttcagaacaagctaatttccgactcacgcgtagaattagtgtaagcgtgacaggagtttgatatttgagaaagattaatgaagaagaaagttcaggaattgcttgaggaatgttgcgtagtcattttaggaattagagcgagtcgtctgcacacccgccttatggcaagcgtgtccagaataggctaatttcgctttagagcaacgttttaagtgagatttcgaatccttggaaaatttaaagattttctttatttttccttcgaccagcgtttcatttcggaactctagactgtacgcacgatagtattcacttttcggaagtccgacgacgctaatttccttgcttcgaaaccctagattcgagcgatggatgaagactttttctattcgggacttctaacgaagtttccgtccgcgttgccagatttgtttcgacatttccaatctttcttcagaaggaagttttgtcgtctgagcatcacagcaaaaagtagtttaacgggacagattaacttacaccgcctttgggattttagatatcgtttttcccaaatcatagataattgttttgagttctggaattctgacgccagaatctctcttagaattcctcggtggacgtgctgcaaaaatcggaatcgcgaaattttcattttcccgcgatttcacctgcctataaatagctcgaaaaagcaaaatctcttcattctcacccattcaaggccgcgagcaaggagagaggaggagaggagaaattttcgcgaaaacttgaccaatcttcgtgcagttcgtccctacttctaggtattgaggtaactagcatgaatcctacctctgtttactgtttctgttgcgtttctgaagtcgtttctgtgctcacagttttgagctttttctaaaattgtccgatttccttgatttcttggttgggttatgttccttatgttcccatgagtctaaaacctctgtcagtaatcgccgattgcgattcagttgtccaagatctgaaaaattgattcaaaaccccattagtcgcacatttcgaaactttattgtcgaaaagctgtaatctgacttcgtgcctttaggatttgttgtcacggatgtcatgaggatcaatgctgtcaaatttgttttccgaactgataactttgaagttttgagcctttattttggaccaaaatgcccctggatagtcgtatttcgacccgattgtccgaaaattgttccgacaatttctttgccttagttttaccctaaaactaccttgtgaattgatttagatcgaagaaaaagttcgaaaaccctattttccatagtggccgaaacctaattgcttgggtaccgtgtccaaaaataatttttgggtctctatgacctgagccattgcgtagctctttcaattgtcgaaattttggcgccggtttcgtgtcattctgagttctgtagctcgagttatgctcgttttagcgaacgaagtctccgttgtcaatttgtgcctaaataggaactctgaagctttagaggctttctttacgatttcgattagtattagtagatcgtgttgctcctagtgaagcttgtgttgatgattgtgttttctttgttctaggttcgcaatttccatgcccaacttctactcacgaaggtaagggtaactcggttttagagcgtctttgagtcttgcatgcttttatcgcactgcctgtgtttgagatgaagatgtttatattgattggcagatgattatgattattatgctgaatttggaaaatgttttctgagaggcttcggccgtttactggtttctgtcgttactgcttcctagtggatggaacatgtggttactttggattggtccttgggtgggctttgttattgtctgacttggcatatagggcttgagtcaagtggcgatgaggaggtgtgtcctatcattgtcccatcttgcgaggtgctaagtggcgatcaggaggtgtgtcctatgattgtcccgtcttgtgtgacgttaagtggcgattaggaggtgtgtcctatgattgtcccgtcatgtatgacgttataagtggcgatgaggaggtgtgtcctatcattgtcccatcttgagagacgatattgatcgatccattttgttagcagcatatagttgcattatagggaactaacacctgaccctatgttgttggattttcgtattggtttattgatatctgatttgatgttacattgttgaggttattattatctgagtccgatttatgtttaagttgttgatatatgagttgagttatgttgctagttatttaccatgccaggtaattaaattcgaacagcatgatttttctcttttatacatggtaattgcatggagttaaccctttctatttgctacttgttgtttgggcgcttaacgctattaggcgatggagatccttccgccgaggcatagctactcgagttggagatcgagttgtaagcggtggagtagaggtatgagaagcagctttgcttctcttcttgtggattatgttggagtctcttttactttatgagaactctgttattaaagtcttgcttccgccactgttaaagtgcgcatgttcattctgaaccttacttatggtattgtaaactattattactgtatatcgggaaacaagttatctaaataaagttatggtatgtttccaaccttttagccgaagtgtttagttgttttacagaaaaaaaattcccttggtttttagggattgcagattggtccttagactttgttaggttactaatgtgactcctcagttgagaaattggggtgttacagtcggcgatgggggagcaccgcgcaatgacgacggccggagtgagCAAGGTTCACCGGAGAACAAAGAAGAGAGGGAAAGCTGCGATGAAAAGTTTTCGGAACGAAGGTTtccagaaaagtgaaaagtgaaaggtgaaaagggtatttatagaagaaaaaggaagagagagaatgagtgggaaagattgtgaaaggtcgtgggatcgtgggatttgaaatttgaaaaggtatgaaacgaaaagacataactcctcgagacgcacaactgcatttatggcaaatgataacaaaatcccggaaaagaaggatacgtgtgtcagttgaaaagacgtgattgacagGTGTGATAACGGCGATGTATcgacaaagataaaaaatggCGACATATAAAGGAACATGAAAAGGGCGAGAATTCATAGGCAAGAATGCGACGACAGGCCCATGACTACAAAGAATGGCGATATACTGTAAAGACGTCTCAGCTCAAGGAACCTAAGTCTCATGTCACCTACACAAATGAAAGAACGGCGATACAATTATCAGAAGAACGAGGTAAATGATAAAGGCAGGCGATGAAGCAAcgtataaagacatttcgactcaacttacttaagcctcatgtcttgggggcatgtggactgggcgggacataagtatcccttattcccgcccaaatcgagcatttagatgaacgaaagcagccatggcggggtttgtggaacaacgtcgaagcccgcccttcttttggatgggtccacgcgccagctggaagattcctttagttttgtcttatatgtatagaggcttgggccccggttgtcaggcccaagtacagagaAAGTCCACgttatgatcattccctctataaaaggagaggtcaaccccttgtaaaaagtaccttttgaacatttaatgagaatattccttttatgatatttttagtactctgctagggtttactttctatcagtttccgacgtcagatctccctagtacagaacacttCCTATGATAAATCCAGAAGCATAACGAGCTCAAAATGAGAACAGAGTGCAATGCTGGCTACGGTGATAATTATTACAACATTCTTattcaggtttttttttgtggtggtgtgtgttaagttcaaacacaTCATAACGttgttaaaatcttattttaatcacaaatttttttatagaaataTTCCTACTGAAAACCAAACTAATTATAACACttgaatttcaggagaaactcaATTCATGTTATACTCTTCAACGTTCaatcatcacaaaaaaaaagagaaacttCAGAATTCACAAGACTGTTTGGCAAGCAAACTCATTCAAGTCAAGACACAACTCTCTGACCGTCCAATGCCACACGTCATCAGTCAGAaatattgaagacaaattttgagcgccaaagttAAAGTCAGATTGCAACCAATTGCCCTACTTTC
This is a stretch of genomic DNA from Lotus japonicus ecotype B-129 chromosome 1, LjGifu_v1.2. It encodes these proteins:
- the LOC130709872 gene encoding uncharacterized protein LOC130709872; this translates as MSRFTALKSHYKVWQKKYFKVMESPEIKNLFRDSDNNPLFPFYWTKNPRRKISVSYDALDESEQGIADYLRTLPVISGHDLIEASKSGTLNQFFTTMGKGKVDTNPLKLKDYLAQSAAAAKKRAADNEQKKKNEDASGSDTVRDPKRQRTSGAAGGKPSHQSTGEASKRQPAEKKKGHDAVPPPHQDSSLLINRPPTPFSQAGTSSAIGGEAPPPLLSLNDPHFNGTVAGMAQCVKEVISAKNRLEKKAADYKTAYERAKADAETANKKLTSAEEKCTKLTVDLAASDLLLQKTKSLKEAINDKHTAVQAKCQKLEKNHDNLHVATITVE